Proteins encoded within one genomic window of Candidatus Krumholzibacteriia bacterium:
- the cysK gene encoding cysteine synthase A produces MTRIASDVTAAVGRTPLVALDRFAADLPGRVLGKAEFCNPLSSVKDRIAVAMVDAAEHDGRLGPGGTIVEPTSGNTGIALAFVAAARGYRLVLTMPDTMSVERRRLLRALGAELHLTPGPLGMNGAVARAHELLERNPDAVLLQQFENAANPDVHRRTTAEEIWEDTGGRVDALVAGVGTGGTITGVGQVIRERRDDFVAIAVEPEDSPVLSGGDPGPHKIQGIGAGFVPGILDREGIDEVIRVSTDDAFAAARELARTEGILTGISGGANVFAAREVARRDDMKDKWIVTILCDTGERYLSTPLWPAEDSDEADPVEARS; encoded by the coding sequence ATGACCCGTATTGCATCCGACGTCACCGCGGCCGTGGGCCGCACGCCGCTCGTCGCCCTCGACCGTTTCGCCGCCGACCTGCCCGGTCGCGTCCTGGGCAAGGCCGAGTTCTGCAACCCCCTGTCGAGCGTGAAGGACCGCATCGCCGTGGCGATGGTCGACGCTGCCGAACACGACGGCCGCCTGGGTCCCGGGGGAACCATCGTCGAGCCGACGAGCGGCAACACCGGGATCGCCCTGGCCTTCGTGGCCGCGGCGCGCGGCTACCGTCTCGTGCTCACCATGCCCGACACCATGAGCGTGGAACGCCGCCGGCTGTTGCGCGCCCTCGGTGCGGAGCTGCACCTCACGCCCGGTCCGCTCGGCATGAACGGCGCCGTGGCCCGCGCGCACGAGCTGCTCGAACGGAACCCCGACGCGGTGCTGCTGCAGCAGTTCGAGAACGCCGCGAATCCGGACGTCCATCGGCGCACCACGGCCGAAGAGATCTGGGAGGACACCGGCGGTCGTGTCGATGCACTGGTGGCCGGTGTGGGCACCGGCGGCACGATCACCGGGGTCGGGCAGGTGATCCGCGAACGGCGCGACGACTTCGTCGCCATCGCGGTCGAGCCGGAGGACTCGCCCGTCCTGTCGGGCGGCGATCCCGGCCCGCACAAGATCCAGGGGATCGGCGCGGGCTTCGTGCCAGGGATCCTCGACCGCGAAGGGATCGACGAAGTGATCCGCGTGTCGACCGACGACGCCTTCGCCGCCGCGCGCGAGCTGGCGAGGACCGAAGGGATCCTCACCGGCATCAGCGGCGGTGCGAACGTCTTCGCCGCGCGCGAGGTCGCCCGGCGCGACGACATGAAGGACAAGTGGATCGTCACGATCCTCTGCGACACGGGCGAGCGCTACCTGTCCACGCCGTTGTGGCCGGCCGAGGACTCCGACGAGGCCGACCCGGTGGAGGCGCGGTCGTGA
- a CDS encoding alpha/beta hydrolase, protein MPKRTVHFVTNRAPKGRGKRITGFGTRFGDGDAEDLRFGRITVDVPATTLKRFRVDADAEDPADALRDAFGRKIARARLKVFEESILDDVGTEFEAGAEVVYGSIALFEELRTAMTAGRDVVVYVHGYDTSFRDAVADALTLQERLAAPDVKADSTRPDPAVVLFTWPSDGRKTPWISYRSDRVDASASGYALGRAMLKVRDYLMTLPGDDRCERGIDLLCHSMGNFVLQNAIERVSMYSPGTRLPRLFDQIFMVAADVDDTVFRDGHPLAALPDTCDRVHVYFNERDTALRISDATKANPERLGAGGASHPGELHQKIQQVDCAPWAFEADGLAGHGYHTARRLLRDVRVWIDGELEEPGLRRPAPKRGAWRI, encoded by the coding sequence ATGCCGAAGCGTACCGTCCACTTCGTCACGAACCGCGCGCCGAAGGGGCGCGGGAAGCGCATCACCGGGTTCGGGACCCGCTTCGGCGACGGCGACGCCGAGGATCTGCGCTTCGGCCGCATCACCGTCGACGTCCCGGCCACGACGCTGAAGCGGTTCCGCGTCGACGCCGACGCCGAGGACCCGGCCGACGCATTGCGCGACGCCTTCGGCCGCAAGATCGCCCGCGCACGCCTGAAGGTGTTCGAGGAGTCGATCCTCGACGACGTCGGCACCGAGTTCGAGGCCGGCGCCGAGGTCGTCTACGGCTCGATCGCGTTGTTCGAGGAACTGCGCACGGCCATGACCGCCGGCCGCGACGTGGTCGTCTACGTCCACGGCTACGACACGAGCTTCCGCGACGCCGTGGCCGACGCGCTCACCCTGCAGGAGCGCTTGGCCGCGCCCGACGTCAAGGCCGACTCCACGCGTCCCGATCCCGCCGTCGTGCTCTTCACCTGGCCGTCGGACGGTCGCAAGACCCCGTGGATCAGCTACCGCAGTGATCGTGTCGACGCCTCGGCGTCGGGCTACGCGCTCGGCCGCGCCATGCTGAAGGTGCGCGACTACCTGATGACCCTGCCCGGCGACGACCGCTGCGAGCGCGGCATCGACCTGCTGTGCCATTCCATGGGCAACTTCGTCCTGCAGAACGCGATCGAGCGTGTCTCGATGTACTCGCCCGGTACGCGCCTGCCGCGTCTGTTCGATCAGATCTTCATGGTGGCCGCCGACGTCGACGACACCGTCTTCCGTGACGGCCATCCCCTGGCCGCGCTGCCCGACACCTGCGACCGCGTCCACGTCTACTTCAACGAGCGCGACACCGCGCTGCGGATCTCCGACGCGACCAAGGCGAATCCCGAGCGTCTCGGTGCGGGCGGAGCATCGCACCCCGGTGAGCTGCACCAGAAGATCCAGCAGGTCGACTGTGCGCCGTGGGCCTTCGAGGCGGACGGCCTGGCCGGACACGGCTACCACACCGCACGTCGGTTGCTGCGCGACGTGCGGGTGTGGATCGACGGCGAACTCGAGGAGCCGGGACTGCGACGGCCCGCGCCGAAGCGGGGTGCGTGGAGGATCTGA
- a CDS encoding NAD(P)/FAD-dependent oxidoreductase yields MSDRPRVVILGAGFAGLNAAKALKSAPVDVTIIDKRNFHLFQPLLYQVATAALNPADIAQPIRGIFRKQENVRSILWAEAESIDLQAKAVVLDDGQRVPYDHLVVATGATHSYFGNDQWQDTAPGLKSVEDALLIRRRVLAAFERAERDREHAEEELTFVVVGAGPTGVELAGAMVEIAVHALAREFDHIDPSTARVVLVEGLDSVLNAYPEDLKESAKHQLEDLGVEVILGNLVTEVDERGVRLSDGTRIDARTVLWAAGVKASELGGRLGVETDKAGRVRVEPDLSLPGHPEVFVAGDLAAIEVDGEPVPGLAPAAIQGGKHAARQIVAGVEGRERAPFRYVDRGTLATIGRARAVADMKKFRFSGFFAWLAWLVIHVFFLIGFRNRVFVILQWAWNYLSFRRGARIITEVEPEVGPHVENR; encoded by the coding sequence ATGTCCGACCGACCGCGTGTGGTGATCCTCGGTGCCGGCTTCGCCGGACTCAACGCCGCCAAGGCGCTGAAGTCCGCGCCGGTGGACGTGACGATCATCGACAAGCGCAATTTCCATCTTTTCCAGCCGCTGCTCTACCAGGTGGCGACGGCTGCGCTCAATCCGGCGGACATCGCCCAGCCCATCCGCGGAATCTTCCGCAAGCAGGAGAACGTGCGCAGCATCCTGTGGGCCGAGGCCGAGTCGATCGACCTGCAGGCGAAGGCCGTGGTGCTCGACGACGGCCAGCGCGTTCCCTACGACCACCTGGTGGTCGCCACCGGCGCGACGCACTCCTACTTCGGCAACGACCAGTGGCAGGACACGGCGCCGGGGCTGAAGTCGGTGGAGGACGCGCTGCTGATCCGCCGCCGGGTGCTCGCCGCCTTCGAACGCGCCGAGCGCGATCGCGAGCACGCCGAGGAGGAGCTGACCTTCGTGGTGGTGGGGGCGGGGCCCACCGGTGTGGAGCTGGCCGGTGCGATGGTCGAGATCGCCGTGCACGCCCTCGCCCGCGAGTTCGACCACATCGATCCGTCGACGGCGCGCGTGGTGCTGGTCGAGGGACTCGACTCGGTCCTCAACGCCTACCCCGAAGACCTGAAGGAGAGCGCGAAGCACCAGCTCGAGGATCTTGGGGTGGAGGTGATCCTGGGCAACCTGGTGACCGAGGTCGACGAGCGCGGGGTCAGGCTGAGCGACGGAACGCGCATCGACGCGCGGACCGTGCTGTGGGCGGCGGGGGTGAAGGCCTCCGAACTCGGGGGTCGACTCGGCGTGGAGACCGACAAGGCCGGTCGTGTGCGCGTCGAACCCGACCTGTCGCTGCCCGGTCACCCGGAGGTGTTCGTGGCCGGCGACCTGGCCGCGATCGAGGTCGACGGCGAACCCGTCCCCGGGCTCGCGCCGGCGGCGATCCAGGGGGGCAAGCACGCCGCACGTCAGATCGTCGCCGGCGTCGAGGGCCGCGAGCGCGCGCCCTTCCGCTACGTCGATCGGGGCACGCTGGCGACCATCGGCCGCGCCCGCGCGGTGGCCGACATGAAGAAATTCCGCTTTTCCGGCTTCTTCGCGTGGCTGGCCTGGCTGGTGATCCACGTGTTCTTCCTGATCGGATTCCGCAACCGCGTGTTCGTGATCCTGCAGTGGGCGTGGAACTACTTGAGCTTCCGGCGCGGCGCGCGGATCATCACCGAGGTCGAGCCCGAGGTGGGGCCGCACGTCGAGAACCGGTGA
- a CDS encoding phosphatidate cytidylyltransferase: MTSADASGGKGLADGLGPRLLVTLVFVPCLWIITRRGDLHFLVVVCIMVLTGLYEFYRLMEHKGFRPVKVIGIGCGIAITAYAYFRTGIYGNFLLAGALVLLMTAELVRRSVEQAVVHISITIFGVLYVGWLGSHLVLLRELPRLAGLDYHLGADFVYLVVFLTWSCDSGAYLIGRAFGRTPLYPSVSPKKSREGAVGGVAFALIAAWLSHRTFAAGFLDLESALWLGLIAAVAGQTGDLVESLMKRDVHVKDSASLLPGHGGALDRFDSLFFSAPLLYYALKFFVI, translated from the coding sequence GTGACCTCGGCCGATGCCAGTGGGGGCAAGGGCCTCGCCGACGGCCTGGGGCCACGGCTCCTGGTGACGCTCGTCTTCGTTCCGTGTCTCTGGATCATCACGCGCCGGGGGGATCTGCACTTCCTCGTCGTGGTGTGCATCATGGTGCTCACCGGGCTGTACGAGTTCTACCGGCTGATGGAGCACAAGGGCTTCCGGCCGGTGAAGGTGATCGGCATCGGCTGCGGGATCGCGATCACCGCCTACGCCTACTTCCGCACCGGGATCTACGGCAACTTCCTGCTGGCCGGAGCCCTGGTGCTGCTGATGACCGCCGAGCTGGTGCGGCGCAGCGTGGAGCAGGCGGTGGTGCACATCTCCATCACGATCTTCGGCGTGCTCTACGTCGGGTGGTTGGGCAGCCATCTGGTCCTGTTGCGCGAGCTGCCGCGTCTGGCCGGGCTCGACTACCATCTCGGCGCCGACTTCGTCTACCTGGTGGTGTTCCTCACGTGGAGCTGCGACTCGGGTGCGTATCTGATCGGCAGGGCCTTCGGCCGTACGCCCCTGTATCCCAGCGTGAGTCCGAAGAAGAGCCGGGAGGGTGCGGTCGGCGGAGTGGCCTTCGCACTGATCGCGGCCTGGCTGTCGCACCGGACCTTCGCCGCCGGATTCCTCGATCTGGAGAGCGCGCTCTGGCTCGGTCTGATCGCGGCCGTGGCCGGTCAGACCGGAGACCTGGTCGAGTCGCTCATGAAGCGCGACGTGCACGTGAAGGACTCGGCCTCGTTGCTCCCCGGCCATGGCGGAGCGCTCGATCGATTCGACTCGCTGTTCTTCAGTGCTCCGCTTCTCTACTATGCGCTGAAGTTCTTCGTGATCTAG
- a CDS encoding sulfotransferase, with translation MRRLRRPADDSRCLFVCGQQRSGTTMMMRVLQIHPDTEVFHELVDSPAFRSYCLRDLETLDRLVARSRARLVCFKPLMDSHRAGELLAHFPESRVLWMLRHYTDVANSTLRRFADPNVNLRRILEGRSGGEGLRREISSQSLDILGEVHRPDLSEFDLACLRWWTRNRIVLEQRLDEHPRFRLQAYEDLVQAGRPAVEDVLAWAGLEATPRATRHVHARSVRKEPAPDLDPAVRELCDGLHRELVSRTFERRADPA, from the coding sequence GTGCGACGTCTCCGACGTCCTGCTGACGACTCCCGCTGCCTCTTCGTCTGTGGTCAGCAGCGGTCGGGAACCACCATGATGATGCGGGTCCTGCAGATCCATCCCGACACCGAAGTCTTCCACGAGCTGGTCGACTCGCCGGCGTTCCGGAGTTACTGCCTGCGCGACCTGGAGACACTCGATCGCCTGGTCGCGCGCAGCCGGGCCCGACTGGTCTGCTTCAAGCCGTTGATGGACAGCCACCGAGCCGGGGAGCTGCTCGCACACTTTCCCGAGAGTCGCGTGCTCTGGATGCTGCGACACTACACCGACGTCGCCAACTCGACCCTGCGTCGCTTCGCCGATCCCAACGTGAATCTGCGGCGGATCCTCGAGGGCAGGTCGGGCGGAGAAGGCCTGCGGCGGGAAATCTCGAGCCAGAGCCTCGACATTCTGGGGGAAGTCCACCGGCCGGACCTGAGCGAGTTCGATCTCGCCTGCCTCCGTTGGTGGACGCGCAATCGCATCGTGCTCGAACAGCGTCTCGACGAACACCCTCGCTTCCGGCTGCAGGCCTACGAGGATCTCGTCCAGGCGGGGCGGCCCGCCGTCGAGGACGTCCTCGCCTGGGCGGGTCTCGAAGCCACGCCCCGCGCCACGCGGCACGTGCATGCCCGCTCGGTGCGCAAGGAACCGGCTCCCGACCTGGATCCGGCGGTCCGCGAACTCTGCGACGGACTTCACCGCGAGCTCGTGTCCCGCACCTTCGAGCGCAGGGCCGACCCCGCCTGA
- a CDS encoding DCC1-like thiol-disulfide oxidoreductase family protein, whose translation MQATLPRSAMRPLLLIDGTCNLCNGSVCFVVDHEREPALDFASLQSDVARQRLEPYGLDADDLGSLVLIDDDGAHLRSEAVLRVAGYLRAPWSWARWLRWVVPRPFRDSLYGIVARFRHRVFGRRPACGAPRSDLEPRFLDDQGD comes from the coding sequence GTGCAGGCGACCCTCCCCCGGTCCGCCATGCGCCCGCTGCTGCTGATCGACGGCACCTGCAACCTGTGCAACGGCTCGGTGTGCTTCGTGGTCGACCACGAGCGGGAACCGGCCCTGGACTTCGCCTCGCTGCAGTCCGACGTGGCCCGGCAGCGTCTCGAGCCCTACGGTCTCGATGCGGACGACCTCGGCTCGCTGGTCCTGATCGACGACGACGGCGCGCATCTGCGCTCCGAGGCGGTACTGCGAGTAGCCGGATATCTCCGGGCTCCCTGGTCGTGGGCACGGTGGTTGCGATGGGTCGTCCCGCGGCCGTTCCGGGACTCCCTGTACGGCATCGTGGCGCGTTTCCGGCATCGGGTTTTCGGCCGTCGACCCGCCTGCGGGGCCCCGCGGTCGGATCTCGAGCCGCGTTTCCTCGACGATCAGGGCGACTGA
- the epsC gene encoding serine O-acetyltransferase EpsC has protein sequence MRRWLDRMTEDLRAIRERDPAARTWVEAVVCMPGMHALWAHRVWYPVYVAGEALCARGLGAIGHALRVSARLGAHLTRMLTGVEIHPGARVGRRVVIDHGGGVVIGETAEIGDDCTLYQGVTLGGVARAAVKRHPTLEPGVMVGGNAVILGPVTIGARARIGAAATVIDDVPAGTTMVGRPARARPSRPRVVEEPRRAANE, from the coding sequence GTGAGACGGTGGCTGGACCGCATGACGGAGGACCTGCGGGCGATCCGCGAACGCGACCCGGCCGCGCGCACCTGGGTCGAGGCCGTAGTGTGCATGCCGGGCATGCACGCGCTGTGGGCGCATCGCGTGTGGTATCCGGTGTACGTGGCCGGCGAGGCCCTGTGCGCCCGGGGCCTGGGTGCGATCGGACACGCCCTGCGCGTGTCCGCACGCCTGGGCGCGCACCTCACGCGGATGCTGACCGGGGTGGAGATCCACCCCGGCGCCCGCGTGGGCCGTCGCGTGGTGATCGACCACGGTGGCGGCGTGGTGATCGGCGAGACCGCCGAGATCGGCGACGACTGCACGCTGTACCAGGGCGTGACGCTGGGCGGCGTGGCCCGCGCGGCCGTGAAGCGACACCCGACGCTGGAGCCGGGCGTGATGGTGGGCGGCAACGCGGTGATCCTCGGTCCGGTCACGATCGGCGCCCGGGCCCGGATCGGTGCCGCGGCCACCGTGATCGACGACGTGCCCGCGGGCACGACCATGGTCGGTCGCCCGGCCCGGGCACGGCCGTCGCGACCGCGGGTCGTGGAGGAGCCGCGGCGCGCCGCCAACGAGTGA
- a CDS encoding OPT/YSL family transporter, whose amino-acid sequence MASVDTSPHGPVRRGPYPELTWPAILVGYVLGALIAISIGYAALKLGFSIEGSELAAILGWAILRGALRRTSIIENNINQTVASAVNGASAGLMFTVPAMFILGETGAYPGITDFSRVVLVLSAIVGGVVGLAFVIPLRKQMIDFNRLAYPGGIAVATILKSPGAGMRKAMLLIGGALVSGFVHFLVLEFAEVVPHVQGENFLLGEMVGAPDMANLVFYLSLLTVGVGFLSGRGGLVFGLGGFMCYWLLGPLLLVFGQTSGPESIQSVIDGGASAFRLELFRPTGIGILIGAAVGGIVAAFPLIRSAIDSMRKSQKAGGAAAADELPIKVLYVAIGAGLVALVVLAFVSAEGMTLLRALGMGVLGCLWIWVAGVIVSECLGRTNWSPLSGMTLIAVTILMVIATGMADTQMMIAAMIVGVAICVAIAQAGDMMLDLKSGYLVGAAPAKQQAAQFLGTWLGPILIMGLVLVLHGAYGMGSEQLPAPQGAALASVMEGIAGGDVPAFRYGAGAILGATLAFSGLGGIGVMIGLGFYMPFNIVLTYTIGNFVRMGVEERYGRAWVENTGIPIAAGLIVGEALVGVGNALIIVGRSL is encoded by the coding sequence ATGGCATCGGTCGACACCTCTCCGCACGGCCCGGTCCGGCGCGGACCCTACCCCGAGCTGACCTGGCCCGCCATCCTGGTCGGCTACGTGCTCGGAGCCCTGATCGCGATCTCGATCGGCTACGCCGCGCTCAAGCTCGGTTTCAGCATCGAAGGCTCGGAGCTGGCCGCGATCCTGGGCTGGGCGATCCTGCGCGGCGCGCTGCGGCGCACGAGCATCATCGAGAACAACATCAACCAGACGGTGGCCTCGGCGGTGAACGGAGCCTCGGCGGGGCTCATGTTCACGGTCCCGGCCATGTTCATCCTGGGCGAGACGGGTGCCTATCCGGGGATCACCGACTTCAGTCGCGTGGTCCTGGTGCTGTCGGCCATCGTGGGCGGCGTCGTGGGGCTGGCCTTCGTGATCCCGCTGCGAAAGCAGATGATCGACTTCAACCGTCTGGCCTATCCGGGCGGGATCGCGGTCGCCACCATCCTCAAGTCACCGGGCGCGGGCATGCGCAAGGCGATGCTGCTGATCGGTGGAGCGCTCGTCTCGGGCTTCGTGCACTTCCTGGTCCTGGAGTTCGCCGAAGTGGTGCCGCACGTCCAGGGTGAGAACTTCCTCCTGGGTGAGATGGTCGGCGCGCCCGACATGGCGAACCTCGTGTTCTACCTGTCACTGCTCACGGTGGGCGTGGGCTTCCTGTCGGGCCGCGGTGGGTTGGTGTTCGGCCTGGGCGGCTTCATGTGCTACTGGCTGCTCGGTCCGTTGCTGTTGGTGTTCGGACAGACCAGCGGGCCCGAGTCGATCCAGTCGGTGATCGACGGCGGCGCCAGTGCCTTCCGGCTCGAACTGTTCCGTCCCACGGGCATCGGCATCCTGATCGGGGCCGCCGTCGGGGGGATCGTGGCGGCCTTCCCCTTGATCCGCAGCGCGATCGACTCGATGCGCAAGTCGCAGAAGGCCGGCGGGGCCGCCGCGGCCGACGAGTTGCCGATCAAGGTCCTGTACGTGGCGATCGGTGCCGGGCTCGTCGCTCTGGTCGTGTTGGCCTTCGTCTCGGCCGAGGGCATGACCCTGCTGCGGGCGCTGGGCATGGGCGTGCTCGGGTGTCTGTGGATCTGGGTCGCCGGTGTGATCGTCTCGGAGTGCCTGGGCCGGACCAACTGGAGTCCCTTGTCGGGAATGACGTTGATCGCGGTCACCATCCTCATGGTGATCGCCACCGGCATGGCCGACACACAGATGATGATCGCGGCCATGATCGTGGGCGTGGCGATCTGCGTGGCGATCGCCCAGGCGGGCGACATGATGCTCGACCTGAAGTCGGGCTACCTGGTGGGCGCGGCGCCGGCCAAGCAGCAGGCGGCGCAGTTCCTGGGCACCTGGCTCGGACCGATCCTCATCATGGGTCTGGTGCTGGTGCTGCACGGTGCCTACGGCATGGGCAGCGAGCAGCTCCCCGCACCGCAGGGTGCGGCTCTCGCGAGTGTGATGGAAGGCATCGCCGGCGGCGACGTGCCGGCCTTCCGCTACGGGGCCGGCGCGATCCTGGGTGCGACCCTGGCCTTCAGTGGACTGGGCGGAATCGGCGTGATGATCGGCCTGGGTTTCTACATGCCCTTCAACATCGTGCTCACCTACACCATCGGGAACTTCGTGCGGATGGGTGTGGAAGAGCGCTACGGCCGTGCATGGGTGGAGAACACCGGAATCCCGATCGCGGCGGGACTCATCGTGGGCGAGGCGCTGGTCGGCGTGGGCAACGCGCTGATCATCGTCGGGCGTTCGCTGTAG
- a CDS encoding NADH-quinone oxidoreductase subunit N, with protein MDRNDLVAVSPLVVLAVTAVLLLVLAAVRRHRGVALGLAALGPVVSLATIPAALELAPRTVTPLLRVDPLGLAGIALLTFGGLAVVAMSVSWLRSVDEPAEEYLSLVLLATTGAAVLAVARHLVTIFLGIEVLGVALYGLIAYARRRDAGLEAALKYLILAGASSAFLLFGVALLYAAGGRLDLPGVVQTLATAEGTMTLPAAGLAMLLTGLGFKLALVPFHLWTPDVYEGAPAPVAALVASVSKGGVALALLRLMGAGTDGAPVAMTVTLGVLAAASMLSGNLLALRQDRLERLLAYSSIAHLGYLTVALLGSGDEAARAGTVYVVTYVVTILAAFGLVGVIGDGSAGTPVDRCRGLLWRRPWVGTGLLIVMLSLAGMPLTAGFTGKVFALDSAVGATRWTLALLLVATSVIGLFYYLRVVVALFARSEETPSVGVAAVAWPTRIALVALVAIVVWFGAWPSPLLETLRRAVDALG; from the coding sequence ATGGATCGCAACGATCTCGTCGCCGTCTCGCCGCTCGTGGTCCTGGCCGTGACCGCGGTGCTGTTGCTGGTGCTCGCGGCCGTCCGACGCCACCGCGGAGTGGCGCTGGGTCTGGCCGCTCTCGGTCCGGTGGTGTCCCTGGCGACGATCCCGGCCGCGCTGGAGCTGGCGCCGCGCACGGTGACGCCGCTGCTGCGGGTCGATCCCCTGGGGCTCGCCGGGATCGCGCTGCTGACGTTCGGGGGACTGGCCGTGGTGGCGATGTCGGTCTCGTGGCTGCGATCCGTCGACGAGCCCGCCGAGGAGTACCTTTCGCTCGTGCTGCTCGCGACCACCGGTGCGGCCGTCCTGGCCGTGGCGCGTCACCTCGTGACGATCTTCCTGGGGATCGAGGTGCTGGGGGTGGCGTTGTACGGGCTGATCGCCTATGCGCGGCGCCGCGACGCCGGGCTCGAGGCCGCGTTGAAGTACCTGATCCTGGCCGGAGCGTCGTCGGCGTTCCTGCTGTTCGGCGTGGCCCTGCTGTACGCGGCGGGCGGACGTCTCGATCTGCCCGGCGTGGTTCAGACCCTGGCGACTGCGGAGGGGACCATGACCCTGCCCGCCGCGGGATTGGCGATGTTGCTCACCGGGCTCGGCTTCAAGCTCGCCCTGGTGCCCTTCCACCTATGGACGCCCGATGTCTACGAGGGGGCGCCGGCGCCCGTGGCGGCGTTGGTGGCCAGCGTGTCGAAGGGGGGCGTGGCGTTGGCCCTGCTGCGACTGATGGGGGCCGGGACGGACGGGGCGCCGGTCGCGATGACGGTGACGCTGGGGGTGCTCGCCGCGGCCTCGATGCTCTCCGGCAACCTGCTGGCGCTGCGGCAGGACCGCCTGGAGCGTCTGCTCGCGTACTCCTCGATCGCCCACCTGGGGTATCTCACGGTCGCGCTGCTCGGCAGCGGCGACGAGGCCGCCCGTGCGGGAACCGTGTACGTGGTCACCTACGTGGTCACGATCCTCGCCGCGTTCGGGTTGGTCGGGGTGATCGGGGACGGGAGCGCGGGAACCCCCGTCGATCGGTGCCGCGGCCTGTTGTGGCGACGTCCCTGGGTGGGCACCGGTCTGCTGATCGTCATGCTCTCGCTGGCCGGGATGCCACTCACGGCGGGTTTCACCGGCAAGGTGTTCGCGCTCGACTCCGCGGTCGGCGCCACGCGGTGGACGCTCGCCCTGCTGCTGGTCGCGACCAGCGTGATCGGACTGTTCTACTACCTGCGAGTGGTCGTCGCGTTGTTCGCGCGTTCGGAAGAAACGCCGTCGGTGGGCGTCGCCGCCGTCGCGTGGCCCACGCGCATCGCGCTCGTGGCCCTGGTGGCCATCGTGGTGTGGTTCGGAGCCTGGCCGTCTCCTCTGCTCGAGACCCTGCGACGCGCGGTCGACGCCCTGGGTTGA
- a CDS encoding isoprenyl transferase, with translation MSTSISGQHRLESEIIAHGELPRHVAVIMDGNGRWAQRRGMPRIAGHRAGRHAVRETVRTCAQLGIEALTLYTFSRENWKRPSYEVKALWRFLEEVLRTEFLELSENNVRLIASGDLPRIPDSTRRALEKAQEDLSSNSGMILNLALSYGGRDEIVRAARRFAEDVREGRMSPEEMTESLFQTYLFAPELPDPDLLIRTSGEMRLSNFLLWQAAYSEIVVTDVLWPDFRKDELYAAIAEYQKRSRRFGGV, from the coding sequence ATGTCGACCTCCATCTCCGGCCAGCACCGACTCGAGAGCGAGATCATCGCCCACGGCGAGCTCCCGCGGCACGTGGCGGTCATCATGGACGGCAACGGCCGCTGGGCGCAGCGCCGCGGCATGCCACGGATCGCCGGCCACCGCGCCGGGCGTCACGCGGTGCGCGAGACGGTGCGCACGTGTGCGCAGCTGGGGATCGAGGCGCTCACCCTCTACACCTTCAGTCGCGAGAACTGGAAGCGACCGAGCTACGAGGTGAAGGCCCTGTGGCGCTTCCTCGAGGAAGTGCTGCGGACCGAGTTCCTGGAGCTGTCGGAGAACAACGTCCGGTTGATCGCCAGCGGTGACCTTCCGCGCATTCCCGACAGCACGCGCCGCGCGCTCGAGAAGGCGCAGGAGGACCTGTCGTCGAACTCGGGCATGATCCTGAACCTCGCGCTCAGCTACGGCGGTCGTGACGAGATCGTCCGGGCCGCGCGGCGCTTCGCCGAGGACGTACGCGAGGGCCGTATGAGTCCCGAGGAGATGACCGAGAGTCTCTTCCAGACCTATCTCTTCGCTCCGGAGCTGCCCGATCCCGATCTCCTGATCCGTACCAGTGGCGAGATGCGTCTGAGCAACTTCCTGCTGTGGCAGGCGGCTTACTCCGAGATCGTGGTCACCGACGTCCTGTGGCCGGACTTCCGCAAGGACGAGCTCTACGCCGCGATCGCCGAGTACCAGAAACGCAGCCGTCGGTTCGGGGGCGTCTGA